Genomic segment of Candidatus Methylomirabilota bacterium:
CGCTTCTCGGCGTCGAACGCCCGGGAGACGCCGTACGGGACGTTCGTCGAGCTGAAGCGCCGGTAGGCCCTACACCTCGTTCTGCCAGACCTGCTCGGGCACCTGGCGGCGCCGCAGCAGGGTCAGCGAGCCGTCGGCGCCCAGCATGACCTCGGGAGCCTGGGGGTAGGAGTTGTAGTTGATCGTGGCCATGCCCGCGCAGTAGGCGCCTGCGCCGCCGATCACCACGAGGTCGCCGATCTGGGGGCGCGGGACCCAGCGCGGGGCGAGGGCCTCGGGGTCGCCGGGCGCGGGGGTGAGGATGTCGCCCGACTCGCAGCAGGGACCGACGAAGACCGTCGCGGCCTGCTCGCGGCCCTGGGCCAGCACGTCGATCGGATGCTGGGCGCCGTAGAGGGACGGCCGGGCGATCTCGGGCATGCCCGCGTCGAGCTTGGCGAAGAGATAGCCCTCGGCGCCGGTCGCGACGACGTCCACGCACGAGGCCACGATGGCGCCCGCGTTGGCGACCAGGAACGTGCCCGGCTCGATCTCGAGACGCAGCGCCCGACCCGACCGCTCCCGAAAGCCCTCGATCTCCCGGCGCACGTGCCCGCCCACGTCCGCCATGTCCACCGACGGCTCCTCCGGCATGCGGCCGACCTTGAAGCCGCCGCCCAGGTTGACGGTCTCCACCTGCGGCAGCGGCGCCACGAGGTCGAGCGTCATGCGCGCGCAGCGCTTCCAGACCTCGGGATCCGTGCCGGAGCCGACGTGGGAGTGCAGCCGGCGGATGCGCAGGTCGTGACGCTTCGCGAGCGCGACCACCTCGCCCATCGCCTCGTGCCAGATCCCGAAGCTCGAGGCGGGGCCCCCGGTGTTGGTGCGCTTGGTGGACCCGGTCCCGAGGCCGGGGTTCACCCGCACCGACACCTCGGCGCCCGGCGCGACCTTGCCGAACTCGTCCAGCTGATGCAGCGAGCAGGCGTTGAACAGCACGCCGCGCGCGACGTGCTCGCGCAGGGCGCGCGACGGCATCTGCGAGGTCAGCTGGATGCGCTCGGGGGCGAAACCGGCGCGGAGAGCCCGCTCCACCTCGTGATCGCTGGAGGCGTCGACGTGCAGCCCCAGGTCGCGGAAGAGGGCGAGGATGCCGCGGCTCGGGTTGGCCTTCATCGCGTAGCGCAGCGTGAGCCCGTACGGCGCCGGGAAGGCGAGCGCGGCGCGCGCGGAGGCCTCGAGCGCCGCGCGATCGTACACGTAGCACGGCGTGCCGAACCGCCGGCGCACCTCGGCGGCGACCTCGGCGGTGACGGCGGCCCTGCGGAGGGCGGTGGCGGGGCGTTCCATCCGCAGGAGTGTACCCCATCGCGTCTGCCGCTTGAAGTGCTTCCTGGGAGAATGCTAGAGTCATGAAGCTTCGTTTCCCATCACGGTGAGCTACGGAGGGACCCAACCATGCGCCCGACATTCCAAGGCTCGATCGTCGCTCTCGTGACCCCGTTCCGCGACGGCAAGGTGGATGAGGCCAAGCTTCGCGAGCTGGTCGAGTGGCACGTGGCCAGCGGCACCGACGGCATCGTGCCGTGCGGCACCACCGGCGAGTCGCCCACGCTCAGCCACGACGAGCACAAGCGCGTGGTCGAGATCGTGATCGAGACCGCCCGCGGCCGTCTCGCGGTCATCGCCGGCACCGGCTCCAACTCCACCGCCGAGGCCATCGACCTCACGCGTCACGCCCGGAGCGCCGGTGCCACCGGGGCGCTGGTGGTCAATCCCTACTACAACAAGCCGACGCAGGAGGGCCTCTACCGGCACTTCCGCGCGATCGCGGAGGCGGTGGACATCCCGATCGTGGTGTACAACATCGCGGGACGCACCGCGATCAACGTGGAGACCGACACCCTCGCGCGCCTCGTGCGCGACTGCGCCAACATCGTCGGCGTGAAGGAGGCCTCGGGCTCCCTCGACCAGATGACCCAGGTGATCCTGGCCTGCGGGCCCGAGTTCTCGGTGCTCTCCGGCGACGACAACATCACCCTGCCGCTCATGTCGGTGGGCGGCCGCGGGGTGATCTCGGTCATCGCCAACCTGGTGCCGCGCGAGACCGCCGAGATGACGCACGCCGCGCTGGCGGGCGACTGGAAGCAGGCGCGCGAGCTGCACCTCAAGCTCTTCCCGCTCTCGCGGGCGGTGTTCATCGAGACCAACCCGATCCCGGTCAAGGAAGCCCTGGCCATGATGGGCAAGCTCGCGGAGCCGGAGTTCCGGCTGCCGATGTGCCGCATGGCCGAGGCCAATCGCCCGCGACTGAAGGCGGTCCTCGCCTCGCTCGGCCTCGTCAAGGGCTGACCGCGCAGTCCATGGCGGAAGTCGTCGTCGCCGGCGCCGCCGGCCGGATGGGAAGTCGTCTCGTCGCCCTGCTCAAGGATGAGCCGGAGCTGCGGCTGGTCGCCGCGCTCGAAGCGCCCGGGCACGCCGCGGTCGGGCGGGACGCGGGCGAATCCGCTGGGGTGGGACGGCTGTCGGTCCCCATCACCGACGACGTCGAGGCCGCCATCGGCAAGGGCCGCATCCTGATCGAGTTCTCGGTGCCCGAGGCGAGCCTCGCCCACGTGCGGGTGGTGGCCCGCCAGGGCGGGCGCGCGGTCATCGGCACCACCGGCTTCACCGCTCCGCAGCGCGAGGAGCTGGCTCGACTCGGCGCGAGCGCGCCACTGCTCGTCTCGCCCAACATGAGCGTGGCGGTCAACGTGGCCTTCCGGGTGCTGGCCGACATGGCGCGCCTGCTCGGCGACGACTACGACGTGGAGATCGTCGAGACGCACCACCGCTTCAAGAAGGACGCGCCCAGCGGGACCGCGCTGCGCATGGCCGAAGTGGTCGCCCAGGCCCTCGGGCGCGACCTGGCCAAGACCGCCGTCTACGACCGTCACGATCAGCTGGCCGAGCGCACGAGGAAGGAGATCGGCATGGCCGCGCTGCGCTCGGGCGACGTGGTCGGCGAGCACACCGTGTCCTTCGGCTCTCTCGGCGAGCGGCTCGAGCTCACCCACCGCGCCCACAGCCGCGACAACTTCGCGCGGGGCGCGCTGCGGGCCGCCCGCTTCATCGCCACCGCGAAGCCGGGGCTCTATTCGATGCAGGACGTGCTCGGGCTGGCATGAGGATCGTCCGGTTCCGCGCCGGCGACAAGATCCGCTACGGCGTGCTCGAGGGCAGCCACATCGTGGAGTACGCGGGCACGCCCTACAGCACCTTCAAGAAGGGCCGGAAGAAGTACCTGCTGAGCCAGGCCGTTTTGTTGTCCCCGGTGGTGCCGTCCAAGATCGTGGCGGTGAGCCTCAACTACCGCGAGCACGCGGAGGAGATGAACGCGCAGGTGCCGCGCGAGCCCTGCATCTTCCTGAAGCCGCTCTCGGCCCTGTGCGGGCCCGACGACCCGATCGTGTTCCCACCCCAGTCGCGGCGGGTGGACTACGAGGGCGAGCTGGCCATCGTCATCAAGAAGCGCTGTCATCAGGTGAGCCCGGAGCGGGCCCGAGAGTACGTGCTCGGCTACACCTGCCTCAACGACATCACCGCCCGCGACCTGCAGGAGCGCGACGGCCAGCTGACCCGGGCCAAGGCCTTCGACAGCTTCTGCCCGATCGGGCCCTGTATCGCCACCGACATCGACCCCAACGGCGTCGATCTCGAGACCTACGTCAACGGGGAGCGCCGGCAGGCCTCCAACACCAAGCACCTGATCTGCCCGGTCGAGGACCTGGTCGCCCGCGTCTCCGCGGTGATGACCCTGCTCGCGGGCGACGTCATCGCCACCGGCACTCCGAGCGGCATCGGGCCGCTGCAGCCGGGAGACAAGGTCGAGGTGCGCATCGAGTCCATCGGCGGTCTCAAGAATCCCGTCATCAAGATCCAGGAGAGTCACGCGTGAGCCCATCACCGTCCCCGGTTCCCCTCGCCGACCGTCTCGCCAAGCTGCCCCCCTACCTGTTCGCGGAGATCGACAAGAACAAGCGCGAGGCCCGCGCCCGCGGCGTCGACCTGATCGACATGGGCATCGGCGATCCCGACCTGCCGACGCCCCCGCACATCATCGAGGCGATCAAGCGCTCGGCGGAGACCCCGGCCAACCATCGGTACCCGGACTACGAGGGCCTGCTCTCCTTCCGCACCGCGGTGGCCGACTGGTACCGCAAGCGGTTCTCGGTCACGCTGGATCCCAGCGCCGAGGTGCTCACCCTGATCGGGTCGAAGGAAGGCACCGCGCACATGCCGCTGGCCTTCGTGAACCCGGGCGACGTGGTGCTGGTGCCGGACCCGGGCTACCCGGTCTACGCCGCGGGCACGTGGTTCGCGGGCGGCGACGTGCACTTCATGCCGCTGCGCCGGTCCAACGCCTTCCTGCCCGACCTCGACGCGATCCCCGCGGACGTGGCGCGACGGGCAAAGCTCATGTACCTGAACTACCCGAACAACCCGACCGCGGCGGTGGCGAGCCCGGAGTTCTTCGCCCGCGTCGTGGACTTCGCGCGCCGGCACCAGCTCGTCGTCTGCCACGACGCGATGTACTCGGAGCTGCGCTTCGACGGCTATCGCCCCCCCTCGTTCCTGGAGACCCCGGGCGCGATGGAGGTGGGCGTCGAGTTCCACTCGCTGTCGAAGACCTACTCCATGACCGGATGGCGGCTCGGCTTCTGCTGCGGCAACGCGGGAGCGCTGGCCGGGCTCGGCAAGATCAAGACCAACGTGGACTCGGGCGTGTTCCAGGCCGTCCAGGAGGCGGGCATCGCCGCGCTCACCGGCCCCCAG
This window contains:
- a CDS encoding diaminopimelate decarboxylase, with protein sequence MERPATALRRAAVTAEVAAEVRRRFGTPCYVYDRAALEASARAALAFPAPYGLTLRYAMKANPSRGILALFRDLGLHVDASSDHEVERALRAGFAPERIQLTSQMPSRALREHVARGVLFNACSLHQLDEFGKVAPGAEVSVRVNPGLGTGSTKRTNTGGPASSFGIWHEAMGEVVALAKRHDLRIRRLHSHVGSGTDPEVWKRCARMTLDLVAPLPQVETVNLGGGFKVGRMPEEPSVDMADVGGHVRREIEGFRERSGRALRLEIEPGTFLVANAGAIVASCVDVVATGAEGYLFAKLDAGMPEIARPSLYGAQHPIDVLAQGREQAATVFVGPCCESGDILTPAPGDPEALAPRWVPRPQIGDLVVIGGAGAYCAGMATINYNSYPQAPEVMLGADGSLTLLRRRQVPEQVWQNEV
- the dapA gene encoding 4-hydroxy-tetrahydrodipicolinate synthase encodes the protein MRPTFQGSIVALVTPFRDGKVDEAKLRELVEWHVASGTDGIVPCGTTGESPTLSHDEHKRVVEIVIETARGRLAVIAGTGSNSTAEAIDLTRHARSAGATGALVVNPYYNKPTQEGLYRHFRAIAEAVDIPIVVYNIAGRTAINVETDTLARLVRDCANIVGVKEASGSLDQMTQVILACGPEFSVLSGDDNITLPLMSVGGRGVISVIANLVPRETAEMTHAALAGDWKQARELHLKLFPLSRAVFIETNPIPVKEALAMMGKLAEPEFRLPMCRMAEANRPRLKAVLASLGLVKG
- the dapB gene encoding 4-hydroxy-tetrahydrodipicolinate reductase, which encodes MAEVVVAGAAGRMGSRLVALLKDEPELRLVAALEAPGHAAVGRDAGESAGVGRLSVPITDDVEAAIGKGRILIEFSVPEASLAHVRVVARQGGRAVIGTTGFTAPQREELARLGASAPLLVSPNMSVAVNVAFRVLADMARLLGDDYDVEIVETHHRFKKDAPSGTALRMAEVVAQALGRDLAKTAVYDRHDQLAERTRKEIGMAALRSGDVVGEHTVSFGSLGERLELTHRAHSRDNFARGALRAARFIATAKPGLYSMQDVLGLA
- a CDS encoding fumarylacetoacetate hydrolase family protein, which produces MRIVRFRAGDKIRYGVLEGSHIVEYAGTPYSTFKKGRKKYLLSQAVLLSPVVPSKIVAVSLNYREHAEEMNAQVPREPCIFLKPLSALCGPDDPIVFPPQSRRVDYEGELAIVIKKRCHQVSPERAREYVLGYTCLNDITARDLQERDGQLTRAKAFDSFCPIGPCIATDIDPNGVDLETYVNGERRQASNTKHLICPVEDLVARVSAVMTLLAGDVIATGTPSGIGPLQPGDKVEVRIESIGGLKNPVIKIQESHA
- a CDS encoding LL-diaminopimelate aminotransferase, whose product is MSPSPSPVPLADRLAKLPPYLFAEIDKNKREARARGVDLIDMGIGDPDLPTPPHIIEAIKRSAETPANHRYPDYEGLLSFRTAVADWYRKRFSVTLDPSAEVLTLIGSKEGTAHMPLAFVNPGDVVLVPDPGYPVYAAGTWFAGGDVHFMPLRRSNAFLPDLDAIPADVARRAKLMYLNYPNNPTAAVASPEFFARVVDFARRHQLVVCHDAMYSELRFDGYRPPSFLETPGAMEVGVEFHSLSKTYSMTGWRLGFCCGNAGALAGLGKIKTNVDSGVFQAVQEAGIAALTGPQDISEQYRKTYQDRRDVVVAGLRRLGWDVDVPRAAFFVWAPVPGGLDSRTFAARMLNEVGCVITPGVGFGPSGEGFYRIALTIDAKRLQEAMDRLKGLKL